In a single window of the Sinobacterium caligoides genome:
- a CDS encoding urease accessory protein UreD, which yields MQLHFEHTADKTILRRNHHAGPLRVQRPFYPEGGRAHVYILHPPGGMVSGDDLQVDVTAATSAQVLLTTPAAGKVYRARQNNQRQSQRVHIEQAESSSLEWLPQETIIFSGAKVDLSTSIELAMGADVLGWDIVCLARPSCNESFEAGEIVLDLRIARCGRPLLIEKTRLTGSSSMLTAKWGLNHATVLGTFYCTVECSDSDIELWRQQLSDFTFVGQLALSYRRGVLVARYLGDYAEPARKIFEQLWRLIREFRGEHFCRPRIWNT from the coding sequence TTGCAGCTACATTTTGAGCACACCGCTGACAAAACAATCCTGCGTCGCAATCATCATGCTGGTCCGCTACGTGTGCAGCGCCCCTTTTACCCCGAGGGTGGGCGAGCGCACGTGTATATTTTGCATCCGCCTGGGGGAATGGTTAGTGGTGATGACTTGCAGGTTGATGTTACAGCAGCCACCTCTGCGCAAGTGTTATTAACGACGCCGGCTGCGGGCAAGGTTTATCGTGCACGACAAAACAATCAACGGCAGTCACAGCGGGTTCATATTGAACAGGCCGAATCAAGTTCGCTCGAGTGGTTACCCCAAGAGACAATTATCTTTAGCGGTGCGAAAGTCGATCTGAGCACGAGTATCGAGCTCGCGATGGGGGCCGATGTGCTGGGCTGGGATATTGTTTGTCTCGCACGGCCAAGCTGTAATGAAAGCTTTGAGGCAGGAGAGATTGTACTCGATTTGCGCATTGCCCGCTGTGGTCGGCCACTTCTTATAGAGAAGACACGGCTTACCGGTTCCTCTTCAATGCTAACCGCAAAGTGGGGGCTTAATCATGCCACAGTTCTTGGGACCTTTTACTGTACTGTCGAGTGCTCTGATAGCGATATTGAGCTTTGGCGACAACAGCTGTCTGACTTTACTTTTGTCGGGCAGTTAGCGCTTAGTTATCGTCGCGGCGTGTTGGTGGCGAGGTATTTGGGTGACTACGCTGAACCAGCACGAAAAATATTTGAACAGTTGTGGCGCTTGATTAGAGAGTTTCGGGGTGAGCACTTCTGCCGCCCACGAATTTGGAATACTTGA
- the lptE gene encoding LPS assembly lipoprotein LptE, whose protein sequence is MQNTSLRHLSPSRLLCLVTLFIGLVGCGFQLRGELNIAEPVKHLHLTGKTSNPFTSRVRQRFPLYDIHIAANTDPQAYELSFLEVEEDTRSLSYDALARTSEYELSIEVEFTLLDNQGNTLIPPRKLYGEKTYNSNPNNVIASDNEEELLWKDLRVQVANALLNQLATIDPNKLEQLKEAQAAAEAKQEELDRHAIPPTANPTNRPQ, encoded by the coding sequence ATGCAGAACACTTCGCTTCGCCACCTATCTCCCAGCCGCCTACTGTGCCTAGTCACACTCTTTATCGGCCTGGTCGGCTGCGGTTTTCAGCTGCGTGGTGAGTTGAATATTGCCGAGCCGGTCAAGCATCTGCATCTCACAGGCAAGACTTCTAACCCCTTTACTAGCCGTGTTCGTCAACGCTTCCCCCTCTACGACATCCATATCGCAGCCAACACCGACCCGCAGGCCTATGAGCTGTCATTCCTCGAGGTAGAGGAAGATACACGCAGCCTCAGCTACGACGCCCTGGCCCGCACCAGCGAATACGAACTCAGCATAGAGGTCGAATTCACACTGCTCGACAATCAAGGCAACACTCTGATTCCACCACGTAAACTCTATGGTGAGAAGACCTATAACAGTAACCCAAACAATGTCATTGCCTCTGACAACGAGGAAGAGCTACTGTGGAAAGACCTACGCGTACAGGTCGCCAACGCCCTACTCAACCAGCTCGCGACTATCGATCCTAACAAGCTAGAGCAACTCAAAGAGGCTCAAGCAGCCGCCGAAGCTAAGCAGGAAGAGCTCGACCGTCATGCGATTCCGCCCACAGCTAACCCTACGAACAGGCCGCAATAA
- the ureC gene encoding urease subunit alpha — protein sequence MTTMDRTTYAEMFGPTLGDRVRLADTELWIEVEKDFTHYGEEVKFGGGKVIRDGQGQSQASCLQTPDTVITNVVILDHWGVVKADLAIKEGRIWRIGKAGNPDTQDGVDIEIGPGTEIIAGEGKIVTAGGIDSHIHFICPQQIEEALMSGVTTMLGGGTGPATGTNATTCTPGPWHIGKMLQSFEGLPMNIGLLGKGNSSLPLALEEQLEAGACGLKLHEDWGTTPQSIDTCLTVAEAYDVQVAIHTDTLNESGFVEDTIAAFAGRTIHTYHTEGAGGGHAPDIIKACGLNNVLPSSTNPTRPYTVNTIDEHLDMLMVCHHLDPNIAEDVAFADSRIRKETIAAEDILHDLGAFSMISSDSQAMGRVGEVVTRTWQTAHKMKLQRGALPEDSDWSDNFRARRYVAKYTINPAIAHGISHEVGSIEEGKLADLVLWKPAFFGVKPSLIIKGGMIAAAPMGDPNGSIPTPQPVHYRKMFGALGRAATATSVNFVSQAAVDAKLDESLSLKRRLVAVKNCRNIGKQDMKLNAYQPVMSVDSQTYEVHADGVLLDCEPASELPMTQLYSLF from the coding sequence ATGACGACAATGGATCGTACGACTTATGCCGAGATGTTCGGCCCGACCCTGGGTGATCGTGTACGCCTCGCAGACACGGAGCTTTGGATCGAAGTGGAGAAAGACTTTACCCACTACGGTGAAGAGGTCAAATTTGGTGGTGGTAAGGTTATTCGCGATGGTCAGGGCCAGAGTCAGGCGAGTTGCTTGCAGACACCTGACACCGTTATCACCAATGTCGTCATTTTGGATCACTGGGGGGTAGTGAAAGCGGATCTCGCGATTAAAGAGGGACGAATTTGGCGCATAGGTAAGGCGGGTAATCCGGATACGCAGGACGGAGTTGATATCGAGATTGGCCCCGGCACCGAGATAATTGCCGGCGAGGGAAAGATTGTCACTGCTGGTGGCATCGACTCACATATTCACTTTATCTGTCCACAGCAGATCGAAGAGGCGTTGATGAGTGGTGTGACGACGATGCTTGGTGGTGGCACGGGGCCGGCGACAGGAACGAATGCGACTACTTGTACGCCGGGCCCTTGGCATATAGGAAAGATGCTGCAGTCTTTTGAGGGCTTACCGATGAATATCGGTTTGCTGGGCAAGGGCAACAGTAGCTTGCCGCTGGCACTAGAGGAGCAGCTAGAGGCGGGCGCCTGTGGCTTAAAATTACATGAAGACTGGGGCACCACACCGCAGTCGATCGACACCTGCTTAACCGTGGCGGAGGCCTACGATGTGCAGGTGGCTATTCATACTGATACGTTGAATGAGTCGGGTTTTGTCGAAGACACCATCGCTGCCTTTGCGGGGCGCACGATACATACCTATCACACCGAGGGTGCAGGAGGCGGGCATGCGCCAGATATCATCAAGGCGTGTGGCCTTAATAATGTGCTGCCCTCATCGACTAACCCCACCCGCCCCTATACGGTCAATACTATCGATGAGCATCTCGATATGCTGATGGTCTGTCATCACTTGGATCCGAATATTGCTGAAGATGTGGCCTTTGCCGATTCACGTATTCGCAAGGAGACGATTGCAGCGGAGGATATCCTGCACGACCTCGGTGCTTTCTCGATGATAAGCTCCGACTCTCAGGCCATGGGCCGAGTTGGTGAGGTTGTTACGCGAACTTGGCAGACGGCACACAAGATGAAGTTGCAGCGTGGTGCGTTACCAGAAGATAGCGATTGGAGTGATAACTTCAGGGCGCGTCGCTACGTCGCCAAATATACGATCAACCCAGCTATTGCGCACGGCATCAGCCACGAGGTGGGTTCCATTGAGGAAGGGAAATTGGCTGACTTGGTGTTGTGGAAGCCGGCTTTCTTCGGCGTTAAGCCCTCGTTGATTATTAAAGGGGGGATGATTGCTGCAGCGCCGATGGGTGATCCCAACGGCTCGATACCGACACCGCAGCCAGTGCATTATCGTAAGATGTTTGGGGCGCTGGGGCGAGCGGCCACGGCGACATCGGTGAACTTTGTCAGTCAGGCCGCGGTTGATGCGAAGTTGGATGAGAGTCTGTCGCTAAAGCGTCGTCTAGTGGCGGTGAAAAATTGTCGAAACATCGGCAAGCAAGATATGAAACTGAATGCCTATCAGCCTGTAATGAGTGTTGATTCGCAGACCTACGAGGTTCATGCCGACGGGGTGCTACTCGATTGTGAGCCGGCCTCAGAGTTACCGATGACGCAACTGTATTCGCTATTTTAA
- a CDS encoding urease subunit gamma — MELNPREKDKLLVFTAGLLAERRLARGLKLNYPEAVALISCAVMEGARDGKSVAQMMSEGREVLTAEQVMDGVAELIHDVQVEATFPDGTKLVTVHNPIV; from the coding sequence GTGGAATTAAATCCGAGAGAGAAGGACAAGTTGCTGGTGTTTACCGCAGGGTTACTGGCTGAGCGACGTTTAGCGCGAGGTCTGAAGCTCAACTACCCGGAGGCGGTCGCCTTGATTAGCTGTGCGGTGATGGAAGGGGCTAGGGATGGTAAAAGTGTGGCGCAGATGATGAGTGAGGGGCGAGAAGTCTTGACGGCAGAGCAGGTTATGGATGGCGTCGCCGAGCTGATTCACGACGTACAGGTCGAGGCAACCTTCCCTGACGGCACTAAGCTCGTCACCGTCCACAACCCGATCGTATAG
- the holA gene encoding DNA polymerase III subunit delta: MKIRADQLAKSCQKGFSPLYWICGDEPLLVQESCEQLRSIALQQGYDERERYHVESGFNWAEVLTSANSLSLFASRKIIEVRLTKGKLDDKGNKALQSYLENPSPDTILILCSPKLDASASRSKGYKAIEKASVIVPVWPVEGYQLTQWIGQRLQQAGLQAEPDACQLLAERVEGNLLAAVQEIEKLSLLVDEPLITADTVMQVVADNARYTPFNLTDKMLAGQPADSLRVLNGLRAEGSEAILVLWAITREVRLLCQLINSPNLAVSFKQLRVFDRRQPLYKKMLARLNGQRCHAALDNCRRIDNMIKGAEQGNVWDEMALVVLTISGHPLELASN, translated from the coding sequence GTGAAAATCAGGGCAGATCAACTCGCCAAGAGTTGTCAGAAAGGTTTCAGCCCCCTCTACTGGATCTGCGGTGACGAGCCACTGCTGGTCCAAGAGAGTTGCGAGCAACTGCGTAGCATCGCCCTGCAACAGGGCTACGATGAGCGTGAACGCTACCATGTAGAGAGCGGTTTTAACTGGGCAGAGGTGCTAACTAGCGCCAACAGCCTCTCACTGTTCGCCAGTCGTAAAATTATCGAGGTTCGCCTGACCAAGGGCAAGCTCGATGACAAAGGCAACAAAGCGTTGCAAAGCTACCTAGAAAACCCCAGCCCAGATACGATTCTCATCCTCTGCAGCCCTAAACTCGACGCCAGCGCCAGCCGCAGCAAAGGCTACAAGGCTATTGAAAAAGCGAGTGTCATCGTGCCCGTCTGGCCAGTAGAAGGCTATCAGCTAACCCAGTGGATCGGGCAGCGGCTACAGCAAGCTGGCCTACAGGCTGAACCTGATGCCTGCCAACTGCTTGCCGAGCGTGTCGAGGGCAACCTACTAGCAGCGGTACAGGAAATAGAGAAGCTTAGCCTCCTGGTTGACGAGCCACTAATCACTGCCGACACTGTGATGCAGGTTGTCGCCGACAACGCACGCTACACCCCCTTCAACTTGACCGACAAAATGCTCGCCGGCCAGCCAGCCGACAGCCTTAGAGTTTTGAACGGCCTACGTGCCGAGGGAAGTGAAGCCATACTGGTATTATGGGCAATCACGCGGGAGGTACGCCTTCTCTGTCAGCTGATCAACAGTCCCAACCTCGCCGTCAGCTTCAAGCAATTGCGTGTATTCGACCGCCGCCAACCACTCTATAAGAAAATGCTCGCACGACTGAACGGTCAACGCTGTCACGCAGCACTCGACAACTGTCGACGCATCGACAATATGATCAAAGGTGCCGAGCAGGGCAATGTATGGGACGAGATGGCACTGGTCGTCTTAACGATCAGCGGCCACCCGCTCGAGCTCGCCAGCAACTAA
- a CDS encoding hypoxanthine-guanine phosphoribosyltransferase, whose protein sequence is MSLVTEARQIMAEADLVVSEEAVKAAYDKMAAEITAKLADRDPLFICVMNGGLVTTSEVTQRLSFPSQIDYCHATRYRDDTVGDETLEWRAMPQRSLEGRVVVVVDDILDEGVTLAAIIQSCKLQGAAEIYSAVLANKLHDRKIDKAIVGDFVGMDVEDRFIFGCGMDYKGYWRNLPAIYAIKGK, encoded by the coding sequence ATGAGCCTAGTTACCGAAGCGCGTCAAATAATGGCGGAAGCTGATCTTGTAGTCAGCGAAGAGGCAGTCAAAGCGGCCTATGACAAGATGGCCGCAGAGATTACAGCAAAGTTGGCGGATCGAGATCCTTTGTTTATCTGTGTGATGAACGGTGGCTTGGTAACCACCTCAGAGGTAACTCAGCGGTTGAGCTTTCCTTCTCAGATCGATTACTGTCATGCCACTCGCTATCGCGATGATACTGTGGGTGATGAGACCTTAGAGTGGCGTGCCATGCCACAGCGTTCTTTAGAGGGTCGCGTCGTCGTCGTGGTTGACGATATTTTGGATGAAGGCGTGACACTTGCTGCAATTATTCAGTCTTGTAAGTTGCAGGGGGCGGCAGAGATATACAGTGCAGTACTGGCTAATAAGCTACACGATCGCAAAATAGATAAAGCGATTGTCGGTGATTTTGTCGGTATGGATGTTGAGGATCGCTTTATCTTTGGTTGTGGCATGGACTACAAAGGTTACTGGCGAAATCTCCCCGCTATCTATGCGATTAAGGGCAAGTAA
- a CDS encoding urease accessory protein UreF yields MVGIIGMSTEGLARLKLLQLVSPALPVGAYAYSQGLEYAVECGWIDSATSTAAWVEGVLAEGLAHLELPILLRLYRALQLSDCEGVQYWNDYLLASRETRELLLEDTQLGAALRRLLMQLDIATLPLLEGMTELSFCTAFALAGAEAGIDERALLEGFAYSWLENQVQAATKIVPLGQTAGQKLIVAAMPVIITAVERALSLDDEAVGSSLTGVAMASSWHESQYSRLFRS; encoded by the coding sequence ATGGTGGGCATCATCGGCATGAGCACTGAGGGGCTGGCCCGACTAAAGCTATTGCAACTGGTCAGTCCGGCGCTACCGGTTGGAGCTTATGCCTATTCTCAGGGGTTGGAGTATGCTGTTGAGTGCGGCTGGATCGATAGCGCCACGAGCACTGCTGCGTGGGTCGAAGGTGTGTTGGCTGAGGGCTTGGCTCACCTCGAGTTGCCGATACTGTTACGTCTCTATCGTGCGCTACAGCTATCGGATTGCGAGGGTGTGCAATACTGGAATGATTACTTGCTGGCTAGTAGAGAGACTCGGGAATTATTGCTCGAGGACACTCAGTTGGGGGCGGCACTAAGGCGACTGTTAATGCAGCTTGATATTGCAACGTTGCCGCTACTCGAGGGGATGACTGAGCTGAGCTTTTGCACTGCCTTTGCGCTTGCCGGCGCCGAGGCGGGGATTGATGAGCGCGCTTTGTTGGAAGGCTTTGCTTATAGCTGGCTGGAGAATCAGGTACAGGCGGCGACAAAGATCGTGCCGCTCGGGCAAACTGCTGGGCAGAAATTGATTGTGGCGGCTATGCCGGTAATTATTACTGCCGTTGAGCGAGCGCTGAGTCTTGATGACGAAGCTGTCGGTAGCAGTCTTACCGGTGTAGCGATGGCCAGCAGTTGGCATGAGAGTCAGTACAGCCGTCTGTTTAGATCTTGA
- the leuS gene encoding leucine--tRNA ligase: MEEQYSPKKLEAKSQQYWVENKCFEVDKDDSKEKYYCLAMFPYPSGKLHMGHVRNYTITDVITRYQRMLGKNVLQPMGWDAFGLPAENAATNHNTAPAKWTDENIAYMKQQLNSLGFGYDWSRELATCKPDYYRWEQWFFTRLYEKGMVYKKMATVNWDPIDQTVLANEQVVDGRGWRSGALVERKEIPQWFIKITDYADELLNDLEQLDEWPEQVKQMQRNWIGKSRGITMNFALKQPLADVADSFDVYTTRPDTIQGVTYVSLAAEHPIALKLAEDNAALASFIAECKKQSVSEADMSVMEKKGMDTGLKALHPITGAEVSIWIANYVLMDYGSGAVMAVPAHDQRDYEFAKTYGLPITQVIKPANDEPIDLATSAFTEKGILVNSGAFDGMDFETAFEAISRELASSDKGETTTNYRLRDWGVSRQRYWGTPIPILNLPEGGEIAVPADRLPILLPTDVVMDGVNSPIKSDLQWRKTEYNGQPAEHETDTFDTFMESSWYYARFTCKDVDNMMLDSDQANYWLPVDQYVGGIEHAILHLLYARFFHKLMRDEGLLNSDEPFKRLLCQGMVLAETYYRELDNGGKRWFAPTDVDVVRDDKGRIVSATLKSDGEPVIAGGVTKMSKSKNNGIDPQQAVDKYGADTVRLFTMFAAPPEQTLEWSDSAVEGSNRFIKRVWRLVHAHTQQPAVSLDIAKLNDKQQALRRKTHQTIQKVGDDYGRRQTFNTAIAATMELVNETNKLKEDGEQNSAVIREALEAITLLLSPITPHLCHELWSALGHDGAAIDALWPSVDESALVQSSIQLIVQVNGKLRAKLKVSAEADKEQLEAAALADQGVQKFLEEKTVRKIIVIPGKLVNIVAN; the protein is encoded by the coding sequence ATGGAAGAGCAATATTCTCCAAAAAAACTCGAAGCAAAGTCCCAGCAATACTGGGTTGAAAACAAGTGCTTCGAAGTCGACAAAGATGACAGTAAAGAAAAATACTACTGTCTGGCCATGTTCCCCTACCCCAGCGGCAAACTGCACATGGGGCACGTGCGCAACTACACCATCACCGACGTCATCACTCGCTACCAGCGCATGCTGGGTAAGAATGTGTTGCAACCTATGGGCTGGGACGCCTTCGGCCTCCCCGCCGAAAATGCCGCGACCAACCACAACACCGCCCCAGCCAAGTGGACCGATGAAAACATCGCCTACATGAAGCAGCAGCTCAACAGCCTGGGCTTCGGCTATGACTGGAGCCGCGAGCTCGCCACCTGTAAACCAGATTACTACCGTTGGGAGCAGTGGTTCTTTACCCGCCTCTACGAGAAGGGCATGGTCTACAAAAAGATGGCAACCGTTAACTGGGACCCTATCGATCAGACCGTACTCGCCAATGAGCAGGTCGTCGATGGTCGCGGCTGGCGTTCCGGCGCCCTGGTCGAGCGCAAAGAAATCCCTCAGTGGTTTATCAAAATCACCGACTACGCCGATGAGCTATTAAACGACCTCGAACAGCTCGACGAGTGGCCCGAGCAAGTCAAGCAGATGCAGCGCAACTGGATTGGCAAGAGCCGCGGCATCACCATGAACTTCGCCTTAAAGCAGCCTCTCGCCGATGTCGCCGATAGCTTCGATGTTTATACCACTCGCCCAGATACGATTCAGGGCGTCACCTACGTCAGCCTGGCCGCCGAACACCCCATCGCCCTCAAGCTGGCGGAAGACAACGCTGCGTTAGCCAGTTTCATCGCCGAATGTAAAAAGCAATCTGTCTCCGAAGCCGACATGTCGGTGATGGAAAAGAAAGGCATGGACACCGGTCTCAAGGCGCTGCACCCGATTACCGGTGCAGAAGTTTCAATCTGGATAGCCAACTATGTGCTCATGGATTACGGTTCCGGTGCCGTCATGGCCGTACCCGCCCACGATCAGCGTGACTACGAGTTTGCCAAGACCTATGGGCTACCGATCACCCAGGTCATCAAGCCGGCCAATGACGAGCCGATTGATTTAGCGACCAGCGCTTTCACCGAGAAGGGCATTCTCGTCAACTCAGGCGCCTTCGACGGCATGGACTTCGAGACCGCCTTCGAAGCCATTAGCCGCGAACTAGCCAGTAGCGACAAGGGAGAGACAACCACCAACTACCGCTTGCGTGACTGGGGTGTCAGCCGTCAACGCTACTGGGGCACACCGATCCCTATCCTAAACCTGCCCGAGGGTGGCGAAATCGCCGTTCCCGCTGATCGTCTGCCTATCTTGCTACCGACCGACGTGGTCATGGACGGCGTCAACTCGCCAATCAAGTCCGATCTCCAGTGGCGTAAAACCGAATACAATGGTCAGCCCGCCGAGCACGAGACAGACACCTTCGACACCTTTATGGAGTCCAGCTGGTACTACGCCCGCTTCACCTGCAAAGATGTCGATAACATGATGCTCGACAGCGATCAAGCCAACTACTGGCTACCCGTTGATCAATACGTCGGCGGCATCGAACACGCTATCCTACACCTGCTCTACGCGCGCTTTTTCCACAAGTTGATGCGTGATGAGGGGCTATTGAATAGCGATGAGCCATTCAAACGCTTACTTTGTCAGGGCATGGTACTCGCCGAAACATACTACCGTGAACTCGATAATGGCGGTAAGCGCTGGTTTGCACCGACAGATGTCGACGTGGTGCGTGACGACAAGGGGCGTATCGTTAGTGCGACACTAAAGAGTGACGGCGAGCCCGTGATCGCCGGCGGTGTCACCAAGATGTCCAAGTCGAAGAACAACGGCATCGACCCACAACAGGCCGTCGACAAGTACGGTGCCGATACCGTGCGTCTATTTACGATGTTTGCCGCGCCACCTGAGCAGACACTCGAGTGGTCAGACTCCGCGGTAGAGGGCTCGAACCGCTTCATCAAGCGCGTCTGGCGCTTAGTGCACGCCCATACCCAGCAACCAGCTGTATCATTGGATATAGCAAAGCTCAACGACAAACAGCAGGCGTTACGCCGTAAGACGCACCAGACCATCCAGAAAGTCGGTGATGATTACGGGCGTCGACAAACTTTCAATACCGCCATCGCTGCCACCATGGAGCTGGTCAACGAAACCAACAAACTCAAAGAAGATGGCGAGCAAAACAGCGCCGTCATTCGCGAGGCTTTGGAAGCGATCACGCTACTGCTATCACCGATCACGCCACACCTCTGCCACGAGTTATGGTCAGCCCTAGGGCATGACGGTGCTGCTATTGACGCACTCTGGCCCAGCGTTGACGAGTCTGCACTCGTACAGTCAAGCATTCAACTGATCGTACAGGTCAATGGTAAGCTGCGCGCTAAACTAAAAGTCAGCGCAGAAGCCGACAAGGAACAGCTCGAAGCCGCAGCGCTTGCCGACCAGGGTGTGCAAAAATTCCTCGAGGAAAAGACCGTACGCAAAATCATCGTAATACCCGGCAAGCTGGTTAATATTGTCGCCAACTAA
- a CDS encoding urease subunit beta: MKPGQIETRGAEIELNVGRPRVIVVVANNADRPIQIGSHYHFFEANPALQFDRAKTRGYRLNIIAGTAVRFEPGQTREVELVALAGRRCVYGFLGKVQGPLERQGELS; the protein is encoded by the coding sequence ATGAAACCAGGACAGATTGAGACCCGAGGGGCCGAGATTGAGCTCAATGTTGGTCGCCCGAGGGTGATAGTGGTGGTCGCCAATAATGCAGATCGCCCGATACAGATAGGTTCGCATTATCACTTTTTCGAAGCTAACCCGGCGCTACAATTTGATCGAGCGAAGACTCGGGGTTATCGGCTGAATATCATTGCCGGTACCGCAGTTCGCTTCGAGCCGGGACAGACTCGAGAAGTCGAGCTAGTAGCCCTCGCAGGGCGCCGTTGTGTCTACGGTTTTCTCGGCAAGGTTCAAGGTCCGCTAGAACGACAGGGAGAGCTATCATGA
- a CDS encoding SRPBCC domain-containing protein — protein MAIMIKHEVPVKAPAEVVWGVIADMPRYGEWNPFVVACESSLVVSAPIRMKVRVMPFMAQPQTETVLEHIAGESLSYGIAMPFGMLSSNRRHLVVPKEDGTSCYYSTFELNGWFSPVVKLFVGRQLQRGFSEMSAAIGRRALTLSTS, from the coding sequence ATGGCGATAATGATTAAGCATGAGGTACCGGTGAAGGCTCCGGCTGAAGTAGTCTGGGGGGTGATTGCGGATATGCCTCGTTACGGCGAGTGGAACCCTTTTGTTGTGGCTTGTGAGTCGAGCCTGGTGGTGAGCGCCCCTATTCGCATGAAAGTTAGGGTGATGCCTTTTATGGCTCAGCCACAGACGGAAACGGTGTTGGAGCACATAGCAGGGGAGTCGCTTAGCTATGGTATTGCGATGCCCTTCGGCATGTTATCGAGCAATCGGCGTCATTTAGTCGTACCAAAGGAAGATGGTACGAGTTGTTATTATTCTACTTTTGAACTTAATGGTTGGTTCTCGCCGGTGGTTAAGCTGTTTGTTGGGCGGCAGTTGCAGCGAGGCTTCAGCGAGATGTCGGCGGCAATTGGTCGTAGGGCGTTGACACTGAGTACTTCGTAG
- the ureG gene encoding urease accessory protein UreG, which yields MTQLLRVGIGGPVGSGKTALVKALCGHMAEQYNLAVITNDIYTREDAEFLQQHDVLAKDRIIGVETGGCPHTAIREDASMNLAAIDELCDRFDNLELVFVESGGDNLAATFSPELSDLTLYVIDVSAGDKIPRKGGPGITKSDLLIINKIDLAPMVGASLQVMERDATKMRGTAPFIFSNLKDGTGTQAIIDFIIDRGMLAERQ from the coding sequence ATGACACAATTATTGCGGGTCGGAATTGGTGGGCCTGTTGGTTCTGGTAAAACGGCGCTGGTGAAGGCTCTGTGCGGCCATATGGCAGAGCAATATAACTTGGCGGTGATAACCAATGATATCTACACTAGGGAGGATGCAGAGTTTCTCCAGCAGCACGATGTCTTAGCGAAGGATCGCATCATCGGTGTCGAAACGGGGGGGTGTCCGCATACGGCGATACGAGAAGATGCGTCGATGAACTTAGCGGCGATCGATGAACTCTGCGATCGTTTTGATAACTTGGAGTTAGTCTTTGTGGAGAGTGGCGGCGATAATTTGGCTGCAACCTTTAGCCCTGAGCTATCAGATTTAACGCTTTATGTCATCGATGTTTCGGCGGGAGATAAAATTCCTCGCAAGGGTGGGCCAGGCATTACTAAGTCTGATTTGTTGATTATTAATAAAATCGATTTGGCGCCGATGGTGGGCGCTTCATTACAGGTCATGGAGCGTGATGCGACAAAAATGCGTGGTACTGCCCCTTTCATCTTCTCAAACTTGAAAGATGGCACGGGCACACAGGCTATTATCGACTTTATTATTGATCGAGGCATGCTTGCCGAGAGACAGTAA
- the ureE gene encoding urease accessory protein UreE, whose product MLTCRETVVTAKDSSDTQVELSWDQRKRSRYKAVTCCGRELGWMLQRGQTLRDGDCLLAEDGTRIRVKAALEDVSVVLAEDALLLMRAAYHLGNRHMPLQLGEGWLRYQHDHVLDEMVRGFGLRVERLSQPFQPENGAYGSHGGHHRHEH is encoded by the coding sequence ATGTTGACATGTAGAGAGACTGTAGTTACGGCCAAAGACAGTAGCGATACGCAGGTGGAGCTGAGCTGGGATCAGCGTAAGCGTTCTCGCTATAAAGCGGTGACTTGTTGCGGTCGGGAGCTAGGCTGGATGCTGCAGCGAGGTCAAACCTTGCGTGATGGTGATTGCTTGTTGGCAGAGGATGGTACGCGAATACGTGTTAAGGCGGCGTTAGAGGATGTTTCCGTTGTCTTGGCAGAAGATGCGCTGTTGTTGATGCGTGCAGCTTATCATCTTGGTAACCGGCATATGCCACTTCAGCTTGGAGAGGGTTGGCTGCGTTATCAGCACGATCATGTGTTAGATGAAATGGTGCGAGGGTTTGGCCTTCGCGTTGAGCGGTTGAGCCAGCCCTTTCAGCCGGAGAATGGTGCTTATGGCAGTCATGGTGGGCATCATCGGCATGAGCACTGA